The sequence below is a genomic window from Miscanthus floridulus cultivar M001 unplaced genomic scaffold, ASM1932011v1 fs_164_10_11, whole genome shotgun sequence.
ATTGCGTTGTAGATTCTTATCCGTCAGAATTAGGTGGATCTCTATCTAAATACTAGGCTCCATTGATTCTGGGAAGTCCAGGGAATAATCTCAAATAAAAAGGTCATAAAATTTTAGATCTCGTTAAGCTTTATAATTTTATATGAAATGTCTTCGTCAGACTTTATTTAAAAAAGTTACGAACTTATTTGAGCTACAAATCAATTTCTCCTATAGAAATTTACCCATTTTCAAGAGCAATTGGCATAATAATATTTCTAGAGGTTATTTTACGTCAACCACTCCTGAAAATGTGTATACGGTCAATTTATTACGTGAAATGTTCCTGAAAATCGATTTCGAGGGTGACCCCAGAGCATGGGCCCAATTGGACATTTATAGGGTGGTTTCTAAATACAGCCTCGTCTAGAAAAAATTGTAGGCTCCCTAGAAACCATTTATGCAGTAATGTTGTATTTTTTCTTCTTCTGAAAATGTATTTATGCATGCAAGTCACGGAAATTGGAATATGAAAATGAAAACAGTTCTACACATTTGACCATTGTACTACATATTACCAAATACGAGGAGGTCAAAGCCACGTTCAGTTTACACTATCCTCCATTCCTCCCTGACTGTCAAGATGTTAAATCTTGTTATCAGAGAACTTTACGTGTAGTAGTGGTGCAGTACTTCTAAAACGGTTCGTCCTTACAACGACTATCAATTAAGATGTGTCATAATGTTTCAGTTAAAATGCATGGACATGTTTCCTACACATTATGTTTTATGGGGGGTACTTTTGTACAGTACGTTGAACGACACAAAATTGTTTGGGTGTAGTACACATGAACGATCGAGTACCGTGAATGTTCAGCAAGGAAAAAGGGCGACCCATGTCCTCGTTGTCCATGGGTTGTTAGTTAGGTTGACCAAATGCTCACCAACAAGCTGTTCATGGCCCCACCGGGCGACCAGAGTAATCCACCCAACCAATCCAAAGCCCATCCGCCGCCCGGACACCATTTCTTAACTGAAGCCTGCAAACAAGCTGCTACATGTCTACATCCATGACCGGAGCTACTAGCTGCAACATTTTCCCAACCAAATGAATGGCCCGGCAGCTAGCATCAattcatccgcaatctccctgcCTGTGATTGTGAATATAACTGCGTTCAGCAGATCGCCGCACCTCGTCTTGCGTGCTAGTCAGAAGCTCGAATAGGTACCAAGCAAGGTGACCATGGCCACGGCGGCTGCAGCTTGTAATGGCGGGGGGCTCTTGTGCTACAAGGTCCTTTCGGTGAGCATGCTAATACTGCTGCTCCGGGGGCTTGTGGAGCCGGCGGCGGCCGCGTGCTCCGTGGACGCCATCTACAGCTTCGGCGACTCCATCGCGGACACGGGCAACCTCCTGCGCGAGGGCCCCATTGGCTTCTTCGCCTCCATCGGCAGCTACCCGTACGGCCAGACCCTCCGGAAACCCACCGGCCGGTGCTCTGACGGTCTCCTCATCATCGATTACTTCGGTACGTACCTTAGCTTCTCCCCTCACCGGTGCACTGCCGTGTACTTCACCGGAAATGGTGATCGTGTCGTGCCACTGATCAAATAAACGGCCGGTGATGCTGTGATGAGTAAACGCAGCGATGGCGCTGAACCTGTCGCTGGTGAGCCCGTACCTGGACAAGGGAGCCGACTTCGCCAGCGGCGTCAACTTCGCGGTGGCCGGCGCCACGGCGCTGGACCGGTCCGTCTTGCTGCTGAGCGGCGTCATGGCTCCGCCGGCGAGCGTGCCGCTCAGCTCCCAGCTCGACTGGTTCAAGTCGCACCTCAACGCCACCTGCCCCTCGCAAGAAGGTACCTACGTACGTTTTGGAAATTCTTCTGTTGAAGTGAATTGCCATATGTTATGGAAAATATCAGACCTCACTCCTATATATAGCAAATAAATGTGTATGCAAATATTTAACCTGATGAATAGATTGCACGAAGAAGCTGGCCGGAGCGCTGTTCTTGGTCGGCGAGATTGGAGGGAACGACTACAACTACGGCTTCTTACAGGGCACTGGGTCGATCCAGCCCATGAAGGCCTACGTGCCACAGGTCATAAACGCCATTATGGACGTCGCCAAGGTGAGTACAATAGGCACCTCTCTTCTTATTTGAAACACCGGATATCATCTAATATTATCTCGTTCTCTTTCGTATAAAAATACTTGATTAGTCGTCACTTCAGAAATTTTGGTGTCcaatactttttttttttgcgattagTGTCCAATACTTTTAATACCTGAttttttagccataaaattttaATGTCTATGGTTCATATTAGAGCTAaccttatcaaaaaaaaaaaaaactggtgtTACGGGAGGTTCTAAAGCAACATAAGTTTTTATTACTACACTTTTACTAAAAAAAGGTAAGATTGTTGTAACTAATTAAGGTGTAAGCAAAAATTCATGTATAGGGAGGCTATAAAACACTTGAATTTTCCTTATCATATGTACTCACCGCACTGTTGAACACAAATCTTAAAACAAATTTGAGATCGACATGAAATTCATGTGTTGGAGTCCCTTTAAAATACTCATGTGAGATTTAGCTTCAAGTGCTTTTTAAGGATAGTCTCAACCTAAAACTGtgggtagtttctataacatTAAATACCATGCCACGTAAGCAGAAAATCTGACGTGGCACTAGATTTATTGAGGGGAGAGGAGAAAAGAGAAGGAAACTGTTTCTCAGGTGAGAAACGATTTTGGCGCGATTTCCAAACCCGTAAGAAACCGGCGTCTACATGTTGGGAGCCTGGATAGTTTCTTCCAACGCATTGTGTGGGGCCACCTCCATCCTCGAC
It includes:
- the LOC136530607 gene encoding acetylajmalan esterase-like; amino-acid sequence: MATAAAACNGGGLLCYKVLSVSMLILLLRGLVEPAAAACSVDAIYSFGDSIADTGNLLREGPIGFFASIGSYPYGQTLRKPTGRCSDGLLIIDYFAMALNLSLVSPYLDKGADFASGVNFAVAGATALDRSVLLLSGVMAPPASVPLSSQLDWFKSHLNATCPSQEDCTKKLAGALFLVGEIGGNDYNYGFLQGTGSIQPMKAYVPQVINAIMDVAKVSTIGTSLLI